A stretch of the Neofelis nebulosa isolate mNeoNeb1 chromosome 1, mNeoNeb1.pri, whole genome shotgun sequence genome encodes the following:
- the LOC131519778 gene encoding nascent polypeptide-associated complex subunit alpha-like, whose protein sequence is MPGEATETVPATEQELPQPQAETGSGTESDSDESVPELEEQDSTQATTQQAQLAAAAEIDEEPVSKAKQSRSEKKAWKAMSKLGLRQVTGVTRVTIRKSKNILFVITKPDVYKSPASDTYIVFGEAKIEDLSQQAQLAAAEKFKVQGEAVSNIQENTQTPTVQEDSEEEEVDETGVEVKDIELVMSQANVSRAKAVRALKNNSNDIVNAIMELTM, encoded by the coding sequence ATGCCTGGTGAAGCCACAGAAACCGTCCCTGCTACAGAGCAGGAGTTGCCACAGCCCCAGGCTGAGACAGGGTCTGGAACAGAATCGGACAGTGATGAATCAGTACCAGAGCTTGAGGAACAGGATTCCACACAGGCCACCACCCAACAAGCCCAGCTGGCAGCAGCAGCTGAAATCGATGAAGAACCAGTCAGTAAAGCAAAACAGAGCCGGAGTGAAAAGAAGGCATGGAAGGCTATGTCCAAACTAGGTCTTCGACAGGTTACAGGGGTTACAAGAGTCACTATCCGGAAATCTAAGAATATCCTCTTTGTCATCACAAAACCAGATGTCTACAAGAGCCCAGCTTCAGATACCTACATAGTTTTTGGGGAAGCCAAGATCGAGGATTTATCTCAGCAGGCACAACTAGCAGCTGCTGAGAAATTCAAAGTTCAAGGTGAAGCTGTCTCAAACATTCAAGAAAATACACAGACTCCAACTGTACAAGAAGACAGTGAAGAGGAAGAGGTTGATGAAACAGGTGTAGAGGTTAAGGACATAGAACTGGTCATGTCACAAGCAAATGTATCAAGAGCAAAGGCAGTTCGAGCCCTGAAGAACAACAGTAATGATATTGTAAATGCTATTATGGAATTAACAATGTAA